From a region of the Neobacillus niacini genome:
- a CDS encoding CPBP family intramembrane glutamic endopeptidase codes for MTNNLTAPVSKRLLIALLTITIGVELILYLSGYSQLAGTIYDAIMVSSFFIGLELHRRLHNGIKKTKIQHTRQFIGAFLLFILGSTIINIYSSYAFQDFSNDYEQYVETYTEAVSDESDIIEPSEPMEPVDKMWEVIDEIDAVGYDIFTDILAGLEEVWRLAYIILILLVLKKIFPRRWEKGRRDIFVLLALFVTSVLFGIDHTLSSVQSWQYEIGAIVTFANMGLLFGLILVWTRNLWITVLVHSIYDILATLSWYYFEYIVEIAAVIFIPIYLILMAIEKKKSIGTVISTDIAN; via the coding sequence ATGACAAATAACTTAACGGCGCCAGTTTCGAAGCGGCTTTTAATAGCACTTCTCACCATTACGATAGGGGTTGAACTCATCCTCTATTTAAGTGGCTACAGCCAATTAGCTGGTACCATCTATGACGCCATAATGGTGTCATCCTTTTTTATCGGATTGGAGCTTCACCGAAGACTCCATAATGGAATTAAAAAAACAAAGATACAACATACACGCCAATTTATAGGCGCCTTTTTGCTCTTTATTCTCGGCAGCACCATTATTAATATCTATTCATCTTACGCTTTTCAGGATTTTAGCAATGATTATGAACAATATGTTGAGACCTATACAGAAGCGGTCTCGGATGAAAGCGACATAATAGAACCAAGTGAGCCAATGGAACCTGTTGATAAGATGTGGGAAGTTATAGATGAAATTGATGCTGTGGGATACGATATTTTTACAGATATCCTTGCTGGTCTCGAAGAAGTCTGGCGATTAGCATACATCATACTTATCCTACTTGTTTTAAAAAAAATCTTTCCAAGACGCTGGGAAAAAGGGCGGCGCGATATTTTTGTCTTACTTGCGCTCTTCGTCACTTCAGTGTTATTCGGTATTGACCATACACTAAGCTCGGTTCAATCATGGCAATATGAAATTGGAGCGATTGTCACATTTGCCAATATGGGTTTATTATTTGGATTGATTTTAGTATGGACAAGAAATCTCTGGATAACCGTTCTGGTACATTCAATTTATGATATCCTCGCAACGCTATCCTGGTATTACTTTGAATATATTGTTGAAATCGCAGCTGTGATTTTTATACCTATATACCTGATATTGATGGCAATAGAGAAGAAAAAGTCAATTGGAACAGTGATTTCAACAGATATAGCCAATTAA
- a CDS encoding copper homeostasis protein CutC — MIIEFIAVTVEDALLIEKSGADRIELVSGLTEGGITPSYGLIEKVVNSVTIPVNVMVRAHGQSFCYSDDDFAIMKNDIRMIRSLGANGVVFGMLDQKGDVEFRRLEELLTDIGTMEVTFHRAIDSSNKIIETAQQLDQYKEITTILTSGGYGDWETRLETLREMKETCKKTEILIGGGLTKENIVQVHTQVGTNHYHFGTAIRKDNSALKSVSLEKAIEIVHTLK; from the coding sequence ATGATAATCGAATTTATTGCGGTAACGGTAGAGGATGCATTATTAATTGAAAAATCAGGTGCTGACAGAATTGAATTAGTATCTGGATTAACAGAAGGCGGCATAACACCGAGCTATGGGTTAATCGAAAAGGTTGTTAATAGCGTTACGATTCCCGTCAACGTTATGGTGAGGGCGCATGGTCAATCCTTTTGTTATTCAGACGATGACTTTGCGATTATGAAAAATGATATTCGTATGATTCGGTCGTTAGGGGCAAATGGAGTAGTATTCGGAATGCTGGATCAGAAAGGGGACGTTGAATTCCGACGCCTTGAAGAGTTATTAACGGATATAGGTACTATGGAGGTAACGTTTCACCGTGCCATCGACAGTTCAAATAAAATCATTGAAACCGCTCAACAATTGGATCAATATAAAGAGATTACTACCATTTTAACCTCTGGAGGTTACGGTGACTGGGAAACACGCTTGGAAACCCTTAGGGAAATGAAAGAAACTTGTAAAAAAACCGAAATTCTTATTGGCGGCGGTCTGACAAAAGAAAATATCGTGCAGGTACATACACAGGTTGGAACAAATCACTACCACTTCGGCACAGCCATAAGAAAAGATAATAGCGCTCTAAAAAGTGTTTCCTTAGAAAAAGCAATTGAAATCGTTCATACCTTGAAATAA
- a CDS encoding LCP family protein: MNRQSFKKKKKKKLKIKNVTFVILVLLLGLSGYIYYQYSQGLQQASGKSTVSAGETTKTEFNGAETELTDKINILLLGVDSRGEEKSRTDTIMIAQYDPENQKAKLVSLMRDIYVEIPDKQSYKINTAYFLGGPELLRKTIKQNFDIDIHYYAVIDFKGFESVVDTLAPNGIEMDVEKRMSENIGVVLQPGLQNLNGKQLLGYARFRHDANGDFGRVERQQKVINALKDEAISINGVAKLPKLVGTIQPYIDTNLEGLDLLAVVKDFFLHPPADIETLTIPVEQSYTLESYEHAGSVLEIDFEENKQAIEQFLNDNTVISQNASAGQKEE, translated from the coding sequence ATGAATAGACAAAGTTTTAAAAAAAAGAAGAAAAAGAAACTTAAAATAAAAAACGTAACATTTGTTATTCTAGTCCTTTTATTAGGGCTTTCAGGTTATATATATTATCAATACTCACAGGGTTTACAACAAGCATCTGGTAAATCTACGGTATCTGCGGGTGAAACAACAAAGACAGAGTTTAATGGTGCTGAAACAGAATTGACGGATAAGATTAATATCCTTTTATTAGGGGTAGATTCCAGGGGTGAGGAAAAATCACGTACGGATACTATTATGATTGCCCAATATGACCCTGAAAATCAAAAGGCGAAACTTGTTTCTCTTATGCGGGATATTTATGTAGAAATACCAGATAAACAAAGTTATAAAATCAATACAGCTTACTTTTTAGGGGGACCTGAGTTACTTAGAAAGACAATAAAGCAAAATTTTGATATCGATATCCACTACTATGCAGTAATTGATTTTAAAGGTTTTGAATCCGTCGTAGATACACTTGCTCCAAATGGTATTGAAATGGATGTTGAAAAAAGAATGTCCGAAAACATTGGTGTGGTACTGCAACCGGGATTACAAAATCTAAATGGTAAACAGTTGCTTGGATATGCTCGTTTTAGACATGATGCGAATGGAGATTTTGGTCGAGTTGAGCGTCAACAAAAGGTAATAAATGCTTTAAAGGATGAAGCTATTAGTATCAATGGAGTGGCAAAATTACCAAAATTAGTAGGTACCATTCAGCCGTACATTGATACAAATTTAGAAGGACTTGATCTGCTGGCAGTTGTTAAGGACTTTTTCTTGCATCCTCCAGCCGATATAGAAACCTTAACGATTCCTGTTGAACAATCGTATACATTGGAAAGCTATGAACATGCAGGTTCAGTCCTTGAAATTGATTTTGAAGAAAATAAACAGGCAATTGAACAATTTCTTAATGACAATACAGTTATCTCCCAAAATGCTTCGGCAGGACAAAAGGAAGAATAA
- a CDS encoding SH3 domain-containing protein has product MRGKLVLTGMLFMGSTILSDGSITYAIENSGSTSSIVDGVKPEATNTDSIVPTENENTTLLEEETIDENSTLTQEVKPSQENLVVEEEKSSTITDEGTSESLQTSITTMAIENPSVFYTTHVENKGWLAGVSDGKMSGTQGQGLRLEGIKISLNNSPYSGGISYKTHVEDYGWLNNVSDGALSGTTGEGKRLEAIQINLTDEMAQHYDIYYRVHAETYGWLDWAKNGASAGTQGLAKRLEAIEIVLVAKGGAAPGSTNRPLVIDPSVVYSTHVQDFGWLTGVTDGKMSGTQGQAKRLEAIKISLKNKPYSGGITYNTHVQDYGWLNNVSNGAISGTSGQAKRLEAIQINLTGEMAQHYDIYYRVHAETYGWLGWAKNGASAGTQGLGKRLEAIEIVLVAKGGAAPGSTSNPLIIDPSVVYSTHVQDYGWLSSVSDGKMSGTQGQAKQMEAVKISLKNKPYSGGISYKTHVQDYGWLNNVTNGAISGTSGQNKRVEAIQINLTGEMAQHYDIYYRVHAETFGLLGWAKNGASAGTKGLAKRLEAIEIVLVAKGGAAPGSTDKPFIEPALTTVVNNYNVSLSDALNMQMKVSPQTDKYRDAPAYVSSQYLKVFNAGTISGSSVNLRTSPDTVSKIVATVGNGTVFKVLDNNVSGANVSGSTKWFKIEYNGEILYVHSSLATANLRMGEVTDGPLNIRSEMSATSHSYSTVKTGTLLTILEEDSSGWYRVSWGSWRNAKSADVLTYLDPSKFVNDEKQRFQFMDLTKTSGVSKETLNKYLVGKGILEGQGQAFIDAGFKYGINEVYLMAHTLLETGHGTSTLAKGIEYNGKKVYNMYGVGALDHCPIDCGAKTAYEKGWFTPYAAIVGGAAFIDNGYLGGNNTYNVVQNTLYEMRWNPAVMDTKDIAGHQYATDIGWAYKQVSAMYDVYKIQPYNITLEIPVYK; this is encoded by the coding sequence ATGAGAGGAAAGTTAGTTCTAACAGGAATGTTATTTATGGGCTCTACAATTCTTTCAGATGGATCTATTACTTATGCCATAGAAAATTCGGGCTCGACCTCATCGATTGTTGATGGAGTAAAGCCTGAAGCAACTAATACAGACAGTATAGTTCCAACTGAAAACGAGAATACTACTTTACTAGAAGAAGAAACGATTGACGAAAATAGTACTCTAACACAAGAAGTTAAACCTTCTCAAGAAAACTTAGTTGTTGAGGAGGAAAAAAGCAGCACAATAACAGATGAAGGTACATCAGAGTCATTGCAAACTTCCATAACAACCATGGCCATAGAAAATCCTTCTGTTTTTTACACAACCCATGTTGAAAATAAAGGGTGGTTAGCAGGTGTATCTGATGGGAAAATGTCAGGGACACAAGGACAAGGACTACGACTTGAAGGAATAAAGATTTCATTAAATAATTCTCCTTATTCTGGAGGCATTTCTTACAAGACTCACGTTGAAGATTATGGCTGGTTAAATAATGTATCTGATGGAGCATTATCAGGAACAACTGGTGAAGGGAAACGTCTTGAAGCGATACAAATCAATTTGACTGATGAAATGGCACAACATTACGATATTTATTACCGTGTTCACGCAGAAACCTATGGTTGGCTAGATTGGGCTAAAAACGGTGCATCTGCTGGTACACAAGGCCTGGCGAAGCGCTTGGAAGCCATTGAGATTGTCCTTGTGGCAAAAGGTGGAGCTGCACCTGGATCGACAAATAGACCATTAGTTATTGATCCTTCTGTGGTTTATTCAACCCATGTTCAAGATTTTGGGTGGTTAACGGGTGTAACTGATGGAAAAATGTCTGGAACACAAGGCCAAGCGAAACGCCTGGAGGCTATAAAGATTTCATTAAAAAATAAGCCTTATTCTGGTGGTATTACTTACAATACCCACGTTCAAGATTATGGCTGGTTAAATAATGTATCAAATGGAGCAATATCGGGTACATCTGGCCAGGCGAAACGTTTAGAAGCAATTCAAATCAATTTGACTGGCGAAATGGCACAACATTACGATATTTATTACCGCGTCCATGCAGAAACCTATGGCTGGTTAGGCTGGGCTAAAAACGGTGCATCTGCTGGTACACAAGGATTAGGGAAACGCTTGGAAGCCATAGAGATAGTCCTTGTGGCAAAAGGCGGAGCTGCACCAGGTTCTACAAGTAACCCATTAATTATTGATCCATCTGTTGTTTATTCAACCCATGTTCAAGATTATGGGTGGTTATCAAGTGTATCTGACGGAAAAATGTCAGGGACACAAGGACAAGCTAAACAAATGGAAGCCGTAAAGATCTCATTAAAAAATAAGCCCTACTCGGGTGGTATTTCTTACAAGACCCATGTTCAAGATTATGGCTGGTTAAACAATGTAACAAATGGAGCGATTTCTGGAACATCCGGTCAAAATAAACGTGTAGAAGCAATCCAAATCAATCTAACTGGTGAAATGGCACAACATTATGATATTTATTACCGTGTCCACGCAGAAACCTTTGGTTTGTTAGGCTGGGCTAAAAACGGTGCATCTGCTGGTACAAAGGGACTTGCAAAGCGCTTAGAAGCCATTGAGATTGTCCTAGTGGCAAAAGGTGGAGCCGCACCTGGATCAACGGATAAACCATTTATTGAGCCAGCTTTAACAACTGTAGTTAATAACTATAATGTCTCATTAAGTGATGCACTAAACATGCAAATGAAGGTTTCTCCGCAGACTGATAAATACAGAGATGCACCTGCTTATGTTAGCAGTCAATACTTGAAAGTATTTAATGCTGGAACGATAAGTGGAAGCAGTGTAAACCTTAGAACTTCTCCAGATACAGTTAGTAAAATCGTTGCGACCGTTGGTAACGGAACAGTATTCAAAGTACTGGATAATAATGTTTCGGGAGCAAATGTTTCAGGGAGTACCAAATGGTTTAAAATAGAATACAATGGCGAAATATTATACGTGCATAGTTCTCTCGCAACAGCTAATTTAAGAATGGGTGAAGTAACAGATGGTCCACTTAATATTAGATCAGAAATGAGTGCAACTAGTCATAGTTACAGTACAGTAAAAACAGGTACTCTATTAACTATTTTGGAAGAGGATAGTAGTGGCTGGTATAGAGTAAGCTGGGGTAGCTGGCGTAATGCAAAATCTGCAGATGTTCTAACTTACTTGGACCCATCTAAGTTTGTAAATGATGAGAAACAAAGATTTCAATTCATGGACCTTACAAAAACTAGTGGAGTATCGAAAGAAACTTTAAATAAATACCTGGTAGGAAAAGGAATATTAGAAGGTCAGGGGCAAGCATTCATTGATGCTGGATTTAAATACGGCATTAATGAAGTATATTTAATGGCACATACTTTGTTGGAAACTGGACATGGTACTTCTACTCTTGCAAAAGGAATAGAATATAATGGTAAAAAGGTTTATAACATGTATGGTGTAGGAGCGCTTGATCATTGTCCAATTGATTGTGGGGCTAAAACAGCTTATGAAAAAGGCTGGTTCACTCCATACGCTGCAATCGTTGGCGGTGCTGCCTTTATTGACAATGGTTATTTGGGCGGTAATAACACCTATAATGTAGTCCAAAATACATTATATGAAATGCGTTGGAATCCAGCGGTTATGGATACAAAGGATATAGCTGGACATCAATATGCGACGGATATTGGCTGGGCTTATAAACAAGTATCAGCGATGTACGATGTATATAAAATACAACCATATAACATTACCTTAGAAATACCAGTATACAAATAA
- a CDS encoding DUF4359 domain-containing protein, which produces MKKVISIILLIVIVFVLSETNPGRSQYVEWITHEAMDQSSNILEKGILSLAGEKVFDMGTTEKDYFIFSVYKTDFSEIGLGQVTSIGIFNKFIPISKNEK; this is translated from the coding sequence GTGAAAAAGGTCATTTCTATTATCCTATTGATAGTCATTGTATTTGTTTTATCAGAAACAAACCCTGGGCGTTCGCAATACGTGGAATGGATTACGCATGAAGCGATGGATCAATCTTCGAATATCCTTGAAAAAGGGATTCTTTCATTAGCTGGGGAAAAGGTTTTCGATATGGGAACAACGGAAAAAGATTACTTCATTTTTTCAGTCTATAAAACCGATTTTTCCGAGATAGGCTTGGGGCAGGTCACCAGCATTGGTATCTTTAATAAATTTATTCCTATTTCTAAAAACGAAAAATAA
- a CDS encoding N-acetylmuramoyl-L-alanine amidase, with protein MYIKKSIFFILFCLVMSSLYSPNLAFSQEFNSDDINAEYVETIERADIFNKDEKIVGEFKPATQLRFDAVKDGKVYFMWDGDLAYIEEKSTKMIGIENLNSVESQEELDTSGDVEILSPAIEQDKTPVEKNTILQKSAPVPVPAPAPALAAVENPLISYAAHVQDIGWQNKVSDGKISGTEGQAKRLESIKISIDNVQDLGVKYSTHVEDYGWLGYVSNGEKSGTTGEGKRLEAIKIELTGFKAKNYDIYYRVHAEKYGWMEWVKNGEMAGTSGEAKRLEAIKIMIVEKGSTPPGVDPNNPEEPEKLNPSVIYKTHVQDKGWLQPVSDGKLSGTVGEAKHIEAIQISVENAPYSGGISYNTHVQDYGWMGSVTNGKTSGTTGKNKQAEAIQVSLTGEMAKHYDIYYRVHSELFGWLGWAKNGESAGTEGLTKQLEAIEIVIVEKGGKAPGSIDKPFITKPSVVYSTNVETFGWLDYVANGAISGTTGKAKHVEAIKIDLKNTLYSGDINYSTHVQDIGWVNTVSNGEISGTTGKGKQMEAIKINLTGDLAKYFDVYYRVHAQDFGWLGWAKNGMKAGSEGLAKPLEAIEIKLVAKGQGATVNAKSAFKQRLTVFLDPGHGGSDPGATVGGYHEADLNFSVAKKVQSLLLKQGYRVFMSRNSDTYVELIDRPKMANELTADIFVSIHTNSTAEEKTPVHGVESYYYEFDPKYPSKINEAMHNNPERILKSVTLTNLIQENIISYTGANDRGTHGETFAVIREAAMPATLLEMGFINNFSERQNLFKDSYQNKLAKAIADGIDEYFKIQ; from the coding sequence GTGTATATAAAAAAGTCCATATTTTTTATTCTTTTTTGTCTTGTGATGTCATCTCTTTATTCTCCTAATCTTGCATTTTCTCAGGAGTTTAATTCAGATGACATTAATGCTGAATATGTCGAAACAATCGAAAGGGCAGACATATTTAATAAAGATGAAAAAATAGTGGGAGAATTCAAGCCTGCTACTCAATTAAGATTCGATGCCGTAAAGGATGGAAAAGTTTACTTTATGTGGGATGGAGATTTGGCCTATATTGAAGAAAAATCGACCAAAATGATCGGAATCGAAAACCTTAATTCTGTAGAAAGTCAAGAAGAACTTGATACATCTGGAGATGTCGAAATTCTAAGTCCTGCTATTGAACAAGACAAAACTCCAGTGGAAAAAAATACAATCTTACAAAAATCTGCCCCTGTCCCTGTCCCTGCCCCTGCCCCTGCACTCGCAGCAGTTGAAAATCCTTTGATTAGTTATGCTGCCCATGTACAAGACATTGGTTGGCAAAACAAAGTTTCTGATGGAAAAATTTCAGGTACAGAAGGACAAGCAAAACGCTTAGAAAGTATTAAAATTTCAATTGATAATGTACAGGATTTGGGTGTGAAATACTCTACACATGTAGAAGATTATGGATGGTTGGGATATGTTTCCAATGGAGAAAAAAGTGGAACTACAGGCGAAGGCAAACGATTAGAAGCCATAAAAATCGAACTAACTGGATTCAAGGCTAAAAATTATGACATTTATTATCGCGTTCATGCAGAAAAATATGGCTGGATGGAATGGGTAAAAAATGGGGAGATGGCAGGAACGAGTGGGGAAGCTAAGCGTTTGGAAGCCATTAAAATTATGATTGTAGAAAAGGGTTCCACACCACCTGGTGTAGATCCGAATAATCCAGAAGAACCCGAGAAATTAAACCCATCAGTCATATATAAGACCCATGTACAAGATAAAGGTTGGCTGCAGCCTGTATCAGATGGGAAATTAAGTGGAACGGTGGGTGAGGCAAAACACATCGAAGCCATACAGATTTCGGTAGAAAATGCTCCATACAGTGGTGGAATTTCTTACAATACTCATGTGCAAGATTATGGTTGGATGGGTAGTGTTACTAATGGGAAAACAAGCGGTACCACAGGGAAAAATAAACAAGCGGAAGCTATTCAAGTTAGTTTAACTGGAGAAATGGCAAAACATTATGATATTTATTATCGTGTTCACTCAGAGTTATTCGGATGGTTAGGATGGGCTAAAAACGGGGAGTCTGCAGGTACAGAGGGATTGACTAAACAATTGGAAGCCATTGAAATTGTTATAGTTGAAAAAGGTGGAAAAGCACCGGGTTCAATAGATAAACCGTTTATCACAAAACCATCTGTAGTTTATTCCACGAATGTTGAAACCTTCGGGTGGCTGGATTACGTTGCCAATGGAGCAATCAGTGGAACTACTGGAAAAGCAAAACATGTAGAAGCCATTAAAATCGATCTAAAAAATACTCTTTATAGTGGAGATATTAACTATTCCACGCATGTTCAAGATATAGGATGGGTAAATACTGTTTCTAATGGCGAAATTTCGGGTACAACCGGAAAAGGAAAACAAATGGAAGCCATTAAAATAAATTTAACTGGTGATTTGGCGAAATACTTTGATGTTTATTATCGTGTGCATGCACAAGATTTCGGTTGGTTAGGCTGGGCGAAAAATGGGATGAAAGCTGGCTCAGAAGGGCTGGCAAAACCTTTAGAAGCTATAGAAATAAAGTTAGTAGCTAAAGGTCAAGGTGCAACAGTCAATGCAAAATCGGCATTTAAGCAGCGATTGACAGTATTTCTAGACCCAGGGCATGGTGGATCTGATCCAGGTGCGACTGTAGGTGGATATCATGAAGCGGACTTGAATTTTAGCGTTGCGAAAAAAGTTCAATCATTACTATTAAAACAAGGTTATAGAGTTTTTATGTCTCGTAATTCCGATACCTACGTAGAATTAATAGATCGTCCGAAAATGGCAAATGAACTAACAGCAGATATTTTCGTAAGTATTCATACCAACTCTACAGCAGAAGAAAAAACGCCTGTTCATGGTGTTGAATCGTATTACTATGAATTTGATCCAAAATACCCTTCAAAAATCAATGAAGCTATGCATAATAATCCAGAAAGAATCTTAAAGAGTGTAACACTTACAAACTTAATTCAAGAAAATATTATTAGTTATACTGGTGCGAATGATCGTGGAACGCATGGAGAAACATTTGCGGTGATACGTGAAGCGGCTATGCCAGCAACATTACTAGAGATGGGTTTTATAAACAACTTTAGTGAACGCCAAAACTTATTTAAAGATTCTTATCAAAATAAACTAGCAAAAGCAATTGCTGACGGAATCGATGAGTATTTTAAAATCCAATAA
- the galU gene encoding UTP--glucose-1-phosphate uridylyltransferase GalU: MQKVRKAIIPAAGLGTRFLPATKAMPKEMLPIVDKPTIQYIVEEAIESGIEDIIIVTGKGKRSIEDHFDYAFELEQTLLNKGKLELLEKVQEPSRMVDIHYIRQKEPKGLGHAVWCARNFIGNEPFAVLLGDDIVQAETPCLKQLINEHNRTHSSVIGVKKVPENETHRYGIIDPIHQDGRSFQVKNFVEKPKLGTAPSNLAIIGRYVFTPEIFMFLEKQEIGAGGEIQLTDAIQNLNHIQRVFAYQFEGERYDVGEKLGFIETTIEFALQKEELREDLIKFMANKLENL; encoded by the coding sequence ATGCAAAAGGTAAGAAAAGCCATAATCCCTGCAGCAGGGCTAGGAACTCGTTTTTTACCAGCTACAAAAGCAATGCCAAAAGAAATGTTACCAATCGTAGATAAGCCGACGATCCAATATATAGTAGAGGAAGCGATTGAATCTGGGATTGAAGATATCATTATCGTGACAGGAAAAGGGAAAAGGTCCATTGAGGATCATTTTGATTATGCCTTTGAACTTGAACAAACTTTGCTTAATAAAGGAAAGCTTGAACTATTGGAAAAAGTACAAGAACCATCGAGGATGGTGGATATACACTATATTAGACAAAAGGAACCTAAAGGGCTCGGACATGCTGTATGGTGTGCGCGTAATTTTATTGGCAATGAACCATTTGCGGTTCTATTGGGGGATGATATTGTTCAAGCAGAAACCCCTTGTTTGAAACAACTAATAAATGAGCATAATCGAACACATTCTTCTGTTATCGGAGTAAAAAAAGTACCTGAAAACGAAACACACCGTTATGGGATTATTGACCCTATTCACCAAGATGGGCGTTCGTTCCAGGTTAAAAACTTTGTAGAAAAGCCAAAGTTAGGAACTGCACCATCAAATTTAGCGATTATAGGAAGGTATGTTTTTACCCCTGAGATTTTTATGTTCTTAGAAAAGCAGGAAATCGGGGCTGGCGGCGAGATCCAGCTAACAGATGCCATCCAAAATTTAAATCATATCCAACGTGTATTTGCGTATCAATTTGAAGGTGAAAGATATGATGTAGGAGAAAAGCTAGGATTTATTGAAACAACTATAGAATTTGCCCTTCAAAAGGAAGAATTGAGGGAAGATTTAATAAAGTTTATGGCAAACAAGCTAGAAAATTTATAA